The following coding sequences are from one Mycolicibacterium aichiense window:
- a CDS encoding C39 family peptidase, with amino-acid sequence MVQLKAKRSLIPESTAVTRESDIVAAVPAKQGSAKRAAALPTPTQLQQSITVGLDAARRSLDELREKIQTLVQNQIVGFRDNLVTLRIDLDRLFHPNRQIIYGNVANSQYWAAGGAQTSGLMAAAMVISKLTGQTVTAQDIIAEATSTDSVAQPGRKMYLGTATNDWVWALDSVQLMETHGLKVSTVYYSKSQQQRAWNGLLAGLSDGKSVIVSISGDVRSAIDGNTAVWNTEHQAVLLGINISKNLVYLNDGAYPGGGGQNLTMSIDDFLDAWQAGRYTAIFAELAPATAQAIASEESLAA; translated from the coding sequence GTGGTGCAGCTGAAGGCGAAGCGGTCCCTTATTCCGGAAAGCACGGCGGTCACCCGGGAGTCCGACATCGTCGCCGCCGTCCCCGCCAAGCAAGGCTCGGCGAAACGCGCTGCGGCACTGCCGACTCCGACGCAACTGCAGCAGTCGATCACCGTCGGCTTGGATGCGGCCCGACGCAGCCTCGACGAGCTTCGCGAGAAGATCCAGACGCTCGTCCAGAATCAGATCGTCGGTTTCCGGGACAACCTGGTCACCCTGCGTATCGACCTCGATCGGCTGTTCCACCCGAACCGGCAGATCATCTACGGCAATGTGGCCAATAGCCAATATTGGGCGGCCGGCGGCGCGCAAACCTCGGGACTGATGGCCGCGGCGATGGTGATCAGCAAACTCACCGGGCAAACCGTGACCGCGCAGGACATCATCGCCGAAGCGACGAGCACAGACAGCGTTGCCCAACCCGGCCGGAAGATGTATCTGGGCACCGCCACCAACGACTGGGTGTGGGCACTTGATTCGGTGCAACTGATGGAGACCCATGGCCTCAAGGTGAGTACCGTCTACTACAGCAAATCCCAGCAACAACGCGCGTGGAACGGTCTGCTGGCCGGACTGTCAGACGGTAAGTCGGTGATCGTGTCGATCAGCGGCGACGTCCGCTCCGCGATAGATGGCAACACCGCGGTGTGGAACACCGAGCACCAGGCGGTGCTGCTCGGGATCAACATCAGCAAGAATCTGGTGTACCTCAACGACGGCGCCTACCCAGGAGGCGGCGGTCAGAACCTGACCATGTCGATCGATGACTTCTTGGACGCTTGGCAAGCCGGCCGTTACACAGCCATCTTCGCCGAATTGGCGCCTGCCACAGCACAAGCCATAGCCTCAGAAGAGAGCCTCGCAGCATGA
- a CDS encoding peptide chain release factor 3 translates to MSDHDLDIPAAPTTAAANRLATEAGRRRTFAVISHPDAGKSTLTEALVLHARVITQAGAIHGKAGRRATVSDWMEMEQARGISITSTALQFPYHSPEGQDCVINLLDTPGHADFSEDTYRVLSAVDCAVMLIDAAKGLEPQTLKLFQVCKHRGLPILTVINKWDRPGRHALELLDEIQARIGLKPTPLTWPVGIAGDFKGVLDRRTGNFIRFTRTAGGATAAPEEHIAPERAHDAAGIDWDNAVEECELLSADDGDHDQEAFLQGVTTPVLFTSAALNFGVNQLLDNLIRLAPPPSGQVDVDGNVRPVDAPFSAFVFKVQAGMDSAHRDRIAYARVCSGTFERGDVLTHAATGKPFVTKYAQSVFGQQRSTLDNAWPGDVIGLANAAALRPGDTLFRDVPVQFPPIPSFAPVHFSVARGTDPSKHKQFRKGIEQLEQEGVVQVLRSDRRGEQAPVLAAVGPLQFEVTSHRMATEFNAPIALDPLPYTVARAVDPVDAPFVDKQVSTEVLTRTDGVMLALFTTKWRLQGFCEDNPAVTLRPLVAAGDD, encoded by the coding sequence ATGAGTGATCACGACCTCGACATCCCGGCGGCGCCGACGACGGCTGCGGCGAACCGACTCGCGACCGAAGCCGGTCGCAGGCGCACTTTCGCCGTCATCAGCCACCCTGACGCCGGCAAGTCGACACTGACCGAGGCCCTGGTGCTGCACGCGCGGGTCATCACGCAGGCCGGTGCCATCCACGGCAAAGCCGGACGACGGGCCACGGTGTCGGACTGGATGGAGATGGAACAGGCCCGGGGTATCTCCATCACCTCCACGGCACTGCAATTCCCGTATCACTCCCCCGAGGGGCAGGACTGCGTCATCAACCTGCTCGACACCCCCGGGCACGCCGACTTCTCCGAGGACACCTACCGGGTGCTCAGCGCCGTCGACTGCGCCGTCATGCTGATCGACGCCGCAAAGGGTCTTGAACCGCAGACCCTCAAGCTGTTTCAGGTCTGCAAGCACCGCGGATTGCCCATCCTCACCGTCATCAACAAGTGGGACCGGCCCGGGCGCCACGCGCTGGAACTGCTCGACGAGATCCAGGCACGTATCGGCCTCAAGCCGACCCCGCTGACCTGGCCGGTCGGCATTGCCGGTGACTTCAAGGGTGTCCTGGATCGCCGCACCGGCAACTTCATTCGGTTCACCCGCACCGCGGGCGGTGCCACCGCCGCACCCGAGGAGCACATCGCACCCGAGCGTGCCCACGACGCAGCGGGCATCGACTGGGACAACGCGGTCGAGGAATGCGAACTGCTCTCCGCCGACGACGGCGACCATGACCAGGAAGCCTTCCTGCAGGGCGTCACGACGCCGGTCCTGTTCACCTCCGCCGCACTGAATTTCGGTGTGAATCAGCTTCTGGACAACCTGATCAGGCTCGCCCCTCCGCCGAGCGGCCAGGTCGACGTCGACGGCAATGTGCGGCCGGTTGACGCCCCGTTCAGCGCGTTCGTCTTCAAGGTCCAGGCCGGCATGGACTCCGCGCACCGCGACCGGATTGCCTACGCGCGGGTGTGTTCGGGAACGTTCGAGCGCGGGGACGTCCTGACCCATGCCGCAACCGGCAAGCCGTTCGTCACCAAGTACGCGCAGTCGGTGTTCGGTCAACAACGCTCCACGCTGGACAATGCGTGGCCGGGCGATGTCATCGGGCTGGCGAACGCGGCCGCACTGCGGCCGGGTGACACCCTCTTTCGCGATGTGCCCGTTCAGTTTCCGCCGATCCCGAGCTTCGCCCCGGTGCATTTCTCAGTCGCCCGGGGCACTGATCCGAGTAAGCACAAGCAGTTCCGCAAGGGGATCGAACAACTCGAGCAGGAAGGCGTGGTGCAAGTTCTGCGGTCGGACCGCCGAGGCGAGCAGGCGCCGGTGCTCGCCGCCGTGGGCCCGCTGCAGTTCGAGGTGACAAGTCACCGGATGGCCACGGAGTTCAACGCACCTATCGCACTGGACCCGCTGCCCTACACCGTGGCGCGCGCCGTCGATCCCGTGGACGCGCCGTTCGTGGACAAGCAGGTGTCCACCGAAGTTCTGACCCGCACCGACGGCGTCATGCTCGCCCTGTTCACCACGAAGTGGCGGCTGCAGGGCTTCTGTGAGGACAACCCTGCGGTAACGCTGCGCCCGTTGGTTGCCGCCGGCGACGACTGA
- a CDS encoding C39 family peptidase, whose product MTSIKRAGRIATFGFALGAGLLIASGAGAAVASAAPDDSSHASTSKSSASSARTHKPVAAAATRASARPKPPSASAVQLPAKRTTAATSPSSLRSVSLVSTDAPTAPTASAKQYRAQRLPTPTEIEQAVVAGLDAARRTLDTMRRDFELLVKHQIEGVRDNLTTLRYDLEAIFGPSRRPVNPDIPPDGTSGIIGNPLDKVGYFIYQDGKNICLLVSSAMVMGQLLGPDKMPTAAEIINEAATTPSTVTAGAKIYDPVADSYVQNADALALLDAHGITAMSTQYSKNQGDLAYANLKKALIDGNSVIVTIKAQIAWGQGTPDMAYSGDHAITVLGIDTDKDVIFVNDGAWKNGGQGMGLPLNTFMKAWRANDYQTITAYVTPAQD is encoded by the coding sequence ATGACTTCCATCAAGCGGGCTGGGCGAATCGCGACGTTCGGGTTCGCCCTCGGTGCCGGTTTACTGATCGCTTCGGGTGCGGGTGCCGCGGTGGCGAGCGCCGCACCCGATGATTCGAGTCATGCGTCGACGAGTAAGTCGTCTGCATCGAGTGCGCGCACGCACAAGCCGGTCGCAGCGGCCGCCACCCGCGCATCCGCCAGACCCAAGCCTCCCTCGGCATCGGCCGTGCAACTTCCGGCCAAGCGCACAACGGCAGCGACGAGCCCCTCCTCGCTGCGTTCAGTGAGCCTGGTATCCACCGACGCTCCGACCGCGCCGACCGCTTCTGCGAAGCAGTATCGGGCCCAACGCCTTCCCACACCGACCGAGATCGAACAGGCCGTTGTGGCCGGCCTGGACGCGGCCCGGCGGACTCTCGACACCATGCGCCGCGATTTCGAGCTACTCGTCAAGCATCAGATCGAAGGCGTCCGCGACAACCTGACGACCCTGCGCTATGACCTCGAGGCCATCTTCGGCCCGAGTCGACGTCCAGTGAATCCGGACATTCCGCCGGACGGCACATCGGGAATCATCGGGAACCCACTCGACAAGGTCGGCTACTTCATCTATCAAGACGGGAAGAACATCTGTCTCTTGGTGTCGTCGGCCATGGTCATGGGCCAGCTTCTGGGTCCCGACAAGATGCCGACCGCGGCCGAAATCATCAACGAAGCCGCGACGACGCCGAGCACTGTGACAGCCGGGGCCAAGATCTACGACCCGGTGGCGGACTCCTACGTGCAGAACGCCGACGCGTTGGCGCTGCTGGACGCGCACGGCATCACGGCGATGTCGACCCAGTACTCCAAGAACCAGGGCGACCTCGCCTACGCCAACCTCAAGAAAGCATTGATCGACGGCAACTCGGTCATCGTCACGATCAAGGCCCAGATCGCCTGGGGCCAAGGCACCCCTGACATGGCGTATTCGGGCGACCACGCCATCACGGTCTTGGGCATCGACACCGACAAGGACGTCATCTTCGTCAATGACGGTGCCTGGAAGAACGGTGGGCAGGGCATGGGCCTCCCGCTGAACACGTTCATGAAGGCGTGGCGGGCCAACGACTACCAGACCATCACCGCTTACGTCACTCCAGCCCAGGATTAG